One segment of Alistipes finegoldii DSM 17242 DNA contains the following:
- a CDS encoding helix-turn-helix domain-containing protein, with translation MREIREQHDHTQEYLSNNTHLKIWDYESEQKFPSLGSISKFCEFYDISLEDFFAGMTYPKGQKK, from the coding sequence ATGCGTGAAATTCGGGAACAGCATGACCATACACAAGAGTATTTATCCAATAATACTCACTTAAAGATATGGGATTATGAAAGTGAACAAAAATTCCCCTCATTAGGATCGATTTCTAAATTCTGCGAATTTTACGATATTTCTTTGGAAGATTTTTTTGCGGGAATGACCTATCCAAAAGGACAAAAGAAATAA
- a CDS encoding acyltransferase family protein, whose translation MSETKVSAAAFADTKPHYNILDGLRGVAALMVVWFHVFEAFATSHVDQRINHGYLAVDFFFILSGFVIGYAYDDRWKRMTVREFVTRRFIRLHPMVVIGAVIGAVMFYFQGCSVWDVSKVSVTMLLAATLMNACMIPATPGMEIRGVTEMFPLNGPSWSLFYEYIGNILYALFIRRLPTKALAALVLLAGCGLAAFAVWGPYGDICAGFSLTGDNIAGGSLRLLFSFSAGLLMSRVFRPVKVKGAFWICSLGVVVLLAVPRIGGEENYWMNGLYDTLCFALAFPLLVYLGASGKTTDRTTARICKFMGDISYPLYMVHYPFIYLYYAWVKNGNLTFAQSLPGAAALVIGSVLLAYLCLKLYDEPVRRFLTKHLLRTQKPVRQTP comes from the coding sequence ATGTCGGAAACAAAAGTCTCTGCGGCGGCATTTGCAGATACGAAACCCCACTACAACATACTCGACGGATTGCGCGGCGTAGCGGCGCTGATGGTCGTCTGGTTTCACGTGTTCGAAGCCTTTGCGACAAGTCACGTCGATCAGAGAATCAACCACGGCTATCTGGCCGTCGATTTCTTCTTCATTCTGTCGGGGTTCGTGATCGGCTACGCCTACGACGACCGGTGGAAACGAATGACGGTAAGGGAGTTTGTCACGCGACGGTTCATCCGTCTGCATCCGATGGTGGTAATCGGCGCGGTGATCGGAGCCGTCATGTTCTACTTTCAGGGCTGCTCCGTATGGGACGTCTCGAAAGTCTCGGTGACGATGCTGCTGGCAGCGACCCTGATGAACGCCTGCATGATTCCGGCCACGCCCGGCATGGAGATCCGGGGCGTGACCGAAATGTTCCCGCTGAACGGTCCGAGCTGGTCGCTGTTTTACGAGTATATCGGCAACATCCTCTATGCGCTGTTCATCCGCAGGCTGCCGACCAAGGCGCTCGCGGCGCTGGTGCTGCTCGCCGGATGCGGACTGGCGGCGTTTGCCGTATGGGGTCCCTACGGCGACATATGCGCGGGGTTCTCGCTGACGGGCGACAACATAGCCGGAGGGTCTCTGAGGCTGTTGTTCTCGTTCTCGGCGGGACTGCTGATGTCGCGCGTATTCAGGCCCGTGAAGGTAAAGGGGGCGTTCTGGATATGCAGTCTGGGCGTCGTCGTCCTGCTGGCCGTGCCGCGAATCGGCGGAGAGGAAAACTACTGGATGAACGGGCTGTACGACACATTGTGCTTTGCGCTGGCCTTTCCGCTGCTCGTCTACCTCGGAGCGTCGGGCAAGACGACGGACAGGACGACCGCAAGGATATGCAAATTCATGGGAGACATATCGTATCCGCTCTACATGGTGCACTATCCGTTCATCTATCTGTACTATGCGTGGGTGAAAAACGGGAACCTGACCTTCGCGCAATCGCTGCCCGGCGCAGCGGCGCTGGTCATCGGGTCCGTGCTGCTGGCATACCTGTGCCTGAAACTGTACGACGAACCGGTGCGCAGGTTCCTGACGAAGCATCTCCTGCGCACGCAAAAGCCGGTACGGCAGACACCCTGA